A part of Catenulispora sp. MAP5-51 genomic DNA contains:
- a CDS encoding ribonuclease H → MSSTQNRLIAACDGATKGNPGPSAWAWVLADAEGAVLRWRSGPLGHATNNIAELTALRELLVEVGAGARVEARLDSQYTINAVTKWLPAWKKNGWMTAGKKPVANADLIREIDALLGSRDVVFVHVAAHQVNGDPYNDLADRAASASAVSQQPLAGTDASQVPGTPDRPAGSGRASSGGSGGGGSRSNSGSSSKSNGDSKPKKAFTIQAKFAGTCSCGQGYDAGEKITKLDSGRWGHPACA, encoded by the coding sequence ATGTCCAGCACCCAGAATCGCCTCATCGCCGCCTGTGACGGCGCCACCAAAGGGAACCCCGGTCCGTCGGCGTGGGCGTGGGTCCTGGCTGATGCGGAGGGGGCTGTTCTGCGGTGGCGGTCGGGGCCTTTGGGGCACGCGACCAACAACATCGCCGAGCTGACCGCTTTGCGGGAGCTGCTGGTGGAGGTGGGGGCCGGGGCCCGGGTGGAGGCTCGGCTGGATTCGCAGTACACGATCAACGCCGTGACCAAGTGGCTGCCCGCCTGGAAGAAGAACGGGTGGATGACCGCCGGGAAGAAGCCGGTGGCCAACGCCGATCTGATCCGGGAGATCGACGCCCTGCTGGGCAGCCGGGACGTCGTGTTCGTGCACGTCGCCGCGCACCAGGTGAACGGCGATCCGTACAACGACCTCGCCGACCGCGCCGCGAGCGCCTCCGCCGTCAGCCAGCAGCCGCTGGCCGGGACGGACGCCTCGCAGGTGCCGGGAACGCCGGACCGGCCCGCCGGAAGCGGCCGGGCGAGCAGCGGCGGCAGTGGCGGTGGCGGTAGCAGGTCCAACAGCGGCAGCAGCAGCAAGAGCAACGGCGACTCGAAGCCGAAGAAGGCCTTCACCATCCAGGCCAAGTTCGCCGGCACCTGCTCCTGCGGCCAGGGCTACGACGCCGGCGAGAAGATCACCAAGCTCGACAGCGGACGCTGGGGCCATCCGGCCTGCGCATGA
- a CDS encoding ABC transporter permease, which translates to MLKTALANLRAHKARMLLSSITVLLGVGFVAGTLIFTDSIKQSFFDSFARQAKNVDAAVTPAGGLQVSSIANQQDKKTVDPAALDAVRHLPDVASAEGRVLGPAPVLDKTGKLVKENGGTGVGVSFPTDAKLGYFDFASGHAPAAAGEIAMDKSTADDKHFAVGDQVTVIDHGDQRESFRLVGVFDTSTDKTYAGESVVGFDTATALRVTGSAGYDQIAVRANAGVSQDHLVTELKDLPVLDGSGDTFYTGAQLQTELASKATGYTSGFGTFLLVFAIIAALVSALVIQNTFQILVAQRARELALLRCVGATRRQVFGSTLIEAFVFGALASTAGFFAGIGLSKGLSALLNVAGLNMPTDHLVINPSAAVYSISLGLLLTVGSAVLPARAATRVAPVQALSAQLGETRVTRKAGRVRVTIGLLIAAAGIAIGSLGMQNQNRSTGFMVLTVGAMVTFVGVLALGPVIASPVIRFLGWLPGKVFGPTARLATANAGRNPRRVAATTAALTIGITLVTMFTVVTASIKASATDSIKQHFPFDYQVVADQDRAVPADAVAKLKALPQLGTVAAEYDGKITINGQSEHTGAIDAAGYGKLINPIMKQGSIGDVVPGTVGLQENQLKSLNTAVGQTVSAIAADGGTVKLKVVATYEDSGIGMPDAAVSVPDFQRLLPSKGPDTVSMLARPGVSLAASRAAIEAAVDSDPLLTVNSVADYKNQLNSSLNQILAMFTAMLGLAILIALIGIANTLSLSVLERTRESALLRALGLTRQQLRRMLMVEAMLMAVLGVSLGIVMGGGFGWALVHLVAKATGVGSLAIPYTQLLIYVVAGALAGVLAAVVPARRAARQTVARAITEA; encoded by the coding sequence ATGTTGAAGACGGCTCTGGCCAACCTGCGGGCCCACAAAGCCCGCATGCTCCTGTCCTCCATCACCGTGCTGCTCGGCGTCGGCTTCGTCGCCGGCACGCTGATCTTCACCGACTCCATCAAGCAGTCCTTCTTCGACAGCTTCGCCCGGCAGGCCAAGAACGTCGACGCCGCCGTCACCCCGGCCGGCGGCCTGCAGGTGTCCAGCATCGCGAACCAGCAGGACAAGAAGACTGTCGATCCGGCGGCCCTGGACGCGGTCCGGCACCTGCCGGACGTGGCTTCGGCCGAGGGCCGGGTCCTGGGCCCGGCGCCGGTGCTGGACAAGACCGGCAAGCTGGTCAAGGAGAACGGGGGCACCGGGGTCGGCGTCTCCTTCCCGACCGACGCCAAGCTCGGCTACTTCGACTTCGCCTCCGGCCACGCCCCGGCCGCCGCGGGCGAGATCGCCATGGACAAGTCCACGGCCGACGACAAGCACTTCGCCGTCGGCGACCAGGTGACCGTGATCGACCACGGCGACCAGCGGGAGAGCTTCCGCCTGGTCGGCGTCTTCGACACCAGCACCGACAAGACCTACGCCGGGGAATCGGTCGTCGGCTTCGACACCGCCACCGCGCTGCGGGTCACCGGCAGCGCCGGGTACGACCAGATCGCCGTGCGCGCCAACGCCGGGGTGAGCCAGGACCATCTCGTCACCGAACTCAAGGACCTGCCGGTCCTGGACGGCAGCGGCGACACCTTCTACACCGGCGCGCAGCTCCAGACCGAACTGGCCAGCAAAGCCACCGGATACACCAGCGGCTTCGGCACGTTTCTGCTCGTCTTCGCCATTATCGCGGCACTGGTGTCGGCACTCGTGATCCAGAACACCTTCCAGATCCTGGTCGCGCAACGGGCCCGCGAACTGGCCCTGCTGCGTTGTGTCGGGGCCACCCGCCGCCAGGTGTTCGGCAGCACTCTGATCGAGGCGTTCGTCTTCGGGGCCTTGGCGTCCACCGCGGGCTTCTTCGCCGGCATCGGGCTGTCCAAGGGTCTGTCCGCGCTGCTCAACGTGGCCGGGCTGAACATGCCGACGGACCACCTGGTGATCAACCCGAGCGCCGCGGTGTACTCGATCAGCCTGGGCCTGCTGCTCACCGTGGGCTCGGCGGTCCTGCCGGCCCGCGCCGCCACCCGCGTGGCGCCGGTGCAGGCACTGTCGGCGCAGCTCGGGGAGACCCGGGTGACGCGCAAGGCCGGCCGGGTCCGCGTCACCATCGGCCTGCTGATCGCCGCCGCCGGCATCGCCATCGGCTCCCTGGGGATGCAGAACCAGAACCGCAGCACCGGATTCATGGTCCTGACCGTCGGCGCCATGGTGACCTTCGTCGGCGTGCTGGCCCTGGGCCCGGTGATCGCCTCGCCGGTGATCCGGTTCCTGGGCTGGCTGCCCGGCAAGGTCTTCGGCCCGACGGCCCGGCTGGCCACGGCCAACGCCGGCCGCAACCCGCGCCGGGTCGCCGCCACCACCGCCGCGCTCACCATCGGCATCACGCTGGTGACGATGTTCACCGTGGTCACCGCCTCCATCAAGGCCTCGGCCACGGACTCCATCAAGCAGCACTTCCCGTTCGACTACCAGGTGGTCGCCGACCAGGACCGCGCGGTCCCGGCCGACGCCGTCGCCAAGCTCAAGGCCCTGCCGCAACTGGGCACGGTGGCCGCCGAGTACGACGGCAAGATCACCATCAACGGCCAGTCCGAGCACACCGGCGCGATCGACGCCGCCGGCTACGGCAAGCTGATCAATCCGATCATGAAGCAGGGTTCGATCGGCGACGTGGTCCCGGGCACCGTGGGCTTGCAGGAGAACCAGCTCAAGTCCCTGAACACGGCCGTCGGGCAGACGGTCTCGGCGATCGCGGCCGACGGCGGCACCGTGAAGCTGAAGGTCGTCGCCACCTACGAGGACAGCGGGATCGGCATGCCGGACGCGGCGGTCTCGGTGCCCGACTTCCAGCGGCTGCTCCCGTCCAAGGGCCCGGACACGGTCAGCATGCTGGCCAGGCCCGGCGTCTCGCTGGCGGCGTCCCGGGCCGCGATCGAGGCCGCGGTGGACAGCGACCCGCTGCTGACCGTGAACAGCGTCGCGGACTACAAGAACCAGCTGAACAGCAGCCTGAACCAGATCCTCGCGATGTTCACCGCGATGCTGGGGCTGGCGATCCTGATCGCCCTGATCGGCATCGCCAACACCCTGTCGCTGTCAGTGCTGGAGCGCACTCGCGAGAGCGCGCTGCTGCGGGCGCTGGGCCTGACCCGGCAGCAGCTGCGCCGGATGCTGATGGTCGAGGCGATGCTGATGGCGGTGCTGGGCGTCTCGCTCGGGATCGTGATGGGCGGCGGCTTCGGCTGGGCCCTGGTGCACCTGGTGGCCAAGGCCACCGGGGTCGGCAGCCTGGCGATCCCTTACACGCAGCTGCTGATCTACGTCGTGGCGGGCGCACTGGCCGGGGTCCTGGCCGCGGTGGTGCCGGCCCGCCGGGCGGCACGGCAGACGGTCGCCAGAGCGATCACGGAGGCCTGA
- a CDS encoding ABC transporter ATP-binding protein has translation MSATTRAFREGPAAAESGYAVLARDLVKTYGSGATAVRALAGVTVGFGQGEFTAIMGPSGSGKSTLMHCLAGLDTASAGSVQIGGVELTKLNDKALTLLRRRRIGFIFQSFNLLPTLTAEQNILLPLDLAGLKPPKQWWDQVIEVLDLGGRLKHRPGELSGGQQQRVACARALMSRPEVVFADEPTGNLDSRSGAEVLAFLRMSVRELGQTVVMVTHDTTAACAADRVVFLADGVMRGDLLSPTPDSVTAQLRTIRPDRVAAGE, from the coding sequence ATGTCCGCCACCACCCGAGCGTTCCGAGAAGGCCCAGCGGCCGCCGAGAGCGGCTACGCCGTCCTGGCCCGCGACCTCGTCAAGACCTACGGTTCCGGCGCCACCGCGGTCCGCGCGCTGGCCGGCGTCACCGTCGGCTTCGGCCAGGGGGAGTTCACCGCGATCATGGGTCCGTCCGGGTCCGGCAAGTCCACGCTGATGCACTGCCTGGCCGGCCTGGACACCGCCTCGGCCGGCTCGGTGCAGATCGGCGGGGTGGAGCTGACCAAGCTGAACGACAAGGCCCTGACGCTGCTGCGCCGCCGCCGGATCGGCTTCATCTTCCAGTCCTTCAACCTGCTGCCCACGCTCACCGCCGAGCAGAACATCCTGCTGCCGCTGGACCTGGCCGGCCTGAAGCCGCCGAAGCAGTGGTGGGACCAGGTGATCGAGGTCCTGGACCTGGGCGGGCGGCTCAAGCACCGGCCCGGCGAGCTCTCCGGCGGCCAGCAGCAGCGCGTGGCCTGCGCGCGGGCGCTGATGAGCCGGCCGGAGGTGGTGTTCGCCGACGAGCCGACCGGGAACCTGGACTCCCGGTCCGGCGCCGAGGTGCTGGCGTTCCTGCGGATGAGCGTGCGCGAGCTGGGCCAGACCGTCGTGATGGTCACCCACGACACCACCGCGGCCTGCGCGGCCGACCGTGTGGTGTTCCTGGCCGACGGCGTGATGCGCGGCGACCTGCTGTCCCCGACTCCGGACTCGGTGACCGCGCAGCTGCGCACGATCCGGCCGGACCGCGTCGCGGCCGGGGAGTGA
- a CDS encoding DUF2630 family protein, producing MADTTNDAGIGARIKELVAEEHRLRSHPNPTDEDLTALKSTENELDQCWDLLRQRRAKQETGGNPGDARARAVGEVEGYLQ from the coding sequence ATGGCTGACACCACCAACGACGCCGGGATCGGCGCGCGCATCAAAGAGCTGGTCGCCGAGGAGCATCGGCTGCGGTCGCACCCGAACCCCACCGACGAGGACCTGACCGCGCTCAAGAGCACGGAGAACGAGCTGGACCAGTGCTGGGACCTGCTGCGGCAGCGGCGGGCCAAGCAGGAGACCGGCGGCAACCCGGGGGACGCCCGGGCCCGCGCGGTCGGCGAGGTCGAGGGCTACCTGCAGTAG
- a CDS encoding ATP-binding protein — protein sequence MAGSVGSENPIQRLVRGFRDHPVTEAVGRYTNTTRHASKRAKARALDIGHPAVVLARGTKHMAADAKTYWTEAGGHEKHKEWRDLVVFVFAVCAVAVGFQPYGILLLIAVWAAAATYLGRDRPDPGKDPESEAHVARLQSAYNGLVPYLMDTHDPDERFKPGGGYRDGFTEWEFDEGDRLVALKLQYSPFFKDGEADSRAKVERALEGKIGQSNEYLYDWDEEGNKLSVRILPPLPIGIPAQPWKVAEIEYVLGFTDPTSTARLIPVQLSAEPGGEVPVVELAPVVWRHGRFAAEPHLLVAGVLGSGKSNLLRSLAAQALGHGHLVTAIDAEHTGHFDAFTGRDGVLRVESQPAAAMDLLDWVCAESTRRAERLRELGDTEDTLMTELAKPLWLFVDELAALGEAAGRAGLADPQDQLAGLMRAGRTTGVTVVVSCRAERVSELRATVRNQAHARVGLGQLPPGASTALFGGTLEIGGPAVLPPGRGFARVGGGPVVRVQVPVAADVTAALPVLVGAVVTAGDGADSEAGGDEEADGFDGFGGFGGNGGEGPDLY from the coding sequence ATGGCGGGATCGGTGGGGTCGGAGAACCCCATCCAGCGCCTGGTCCGCGGCTTCCGTGATCATCCGGTCACGGAGGCCGTCGGCCGTTATACGAACACCACCCGGCACGCCTCCAAGCGGGCCAAGGCGCGGGCGCTGGACATCGGACACCCCGCGGTCGTGCTGGCCCGGGGGACCAAGCACATGGCCGCGGACGCCAAGACGTACTGGACCGAGGCCGGCGGGCACGAGAAGCACAAGGAGTGGCGGGACCTGGTGGTCTTCGTCTTCGCCGTGTGCGCGGTGGCCGTGGGCTTCCAGCCGTACGGCATCCTGCTGCTGATCGCGGTCTGGGCGGCGGCGGCCACCTACCTGGGCCGGGACCGGCCCGACCCGGGCAAGGACCCGGAGAGCGAGGCGCACGTCGCGCGGCTGCAGTCGGCGTACAACGGCCTGGTCCCCTACCTGATGGACACCCACGACCCGGACGAGCGCTTCAAGCCCGGCGGCGGCTACCGCGACGGCTTCACCGAATGGGAGTTCGACGAGGGCGACCGGCTGGTCGCGCTCAAACTCCAGTACTCCCCCTTCTTCAAGGACGGCGAAGCCGACTCCCGGGCCAAGGTCGAGCGGGCCCTGGAGGGCAAGATCGGCCAGTCCAACGAGTACCTGTACGACTGGGACGAGGAGGGCAACAAGCTCTCCGTGCGGATCCTGCCGCCGCTGCCGATCGGGATCCCGGCGCAGCCCTGGAAGGTCGCCGAGATCGAGTACGTGCTCGGCTTCACCGACCCCACCTCGACCGCGCGCCTGATCCCGGTGCAGCTGAGCGCCGAGCCCGGCGGCGAGGTGCCGGTGGTGGAGCTGGCGCCGGTGGTCTGGCGGCACGGCCGCTTCGCCGCCGAGCCGCACCTGCTGGTCGCGGGCGTCCTGGGCAGCGGCAAGTCGAACCTGCTGCGCTCGCTGGCCGCCCAGGCCCTGGGCCACGGCCACCTGGTGACCGCGATCGACGCCGAGCACACCGGGCACTTCGACGCCTTCACCGGCCGCGACGGCGTGCTGCGCGTGGAGTCCCAGCCGGCCGCCGCGATGGACCTGCTGGACTGGGTCTGCGCGGAGTCCACGCGCCGGGCCGAGCGGCTGCGCGAGCTCGGGGACACCGAGGACACGCTGATGACCGAGCTGGCCAAGCCGCTGTGGCTGTTCGTGGACGAACTGGCCGCCCTCGGCGAGGCGGCCGGCCGGGCCGGCCTGGCCGATCCGCAGGACCAGCTGGCGGGCCTGATGCGGGCCGGCCGGACCACCGGCGTGACCGTGGTTGTGTCCTGCCGGGCCGAGCGGGTCTCCGAGCTGCGGGCCACGGTGCGCAACCAGGCGCACGCCCGGGTCGGGCTCGGGCAGCTGCCGCCCGGAGCCTCCACCGCGCTGTTCGGCGGCACGCTGGAGATCGGCGGGCCCGCGGTGCTTCCCCCGGGACGCGGTTTCGCCCGGGTCGGCGGCGGGCCGGTGGTGCGGGTGCAGGTGCCGGTCGCGGCGGACGTGACGGCGGCGCTGCCGGTGCTGGTCGGCGCGGTCGTGACCGCCGGGGACGGTGCGGATTCCGAGGCCGGCGGGGACGAAGAGGCCGACGGTTTCGACGGGTTCGGCGGGTTCGGTGGGAACGGCGGCGAAGGACCCGACCTCTACTAA
- the nagA gene encoding N-acetylglucosamine-6-phosphate deacetylase has translation MTLLTNARIVLPDGVRAGWLRLDGHRIAEVGPEGSLPQASATDPHEESIDLAGRYVLPGFVDMHVHGGGGAAFSSGDVEQAVRAAAFHRAHGTTTIMASTVSTELDLLQRYLSDLAGLVEDGLLAGLHLEGPFISKARCGAHDPALLRAPDPALLRPLLAAGRGTVKMVTLAPELDFGIEATALLANSGVIAAVGHTDGGYGVTEEAFSTGARVATHLFNAMPGVHHREPGPVVAALEDESVIVELVNDGIHVHPAVIGMVFNAVGAHRVALITDAMAAAGQPDGMYRLGALEVEVAEGVARLSGGGSIAGSTLTMDVAFRRAVRELGLSIHEAAVSAALTPARALGLDHEIGSLAAGKFADLVVLDDELEVRGVMKRGEWVLALQG, from the coding sequence ATGACACTGCTGACGAACGCCCGGATCGTCCTGCCCGACGGTGTGCGAGCCGGCTGGCTGCGCCTGGACGGCCACCGGATCGCCGAGGTGGGCCCGGAGGGCTCGCTTCCGCAAGCGTCCGCCACGGACCCCCACGAGGAATCCATAGACCTGGCCGGGCGCTACGTGCTGCCCGGTTTCGTCGACATGCACGTCCACGGCGGCGGGGGCGCGGCCTTCAGCTCCGGCGACGTCGAGCAGGCGGTGCGCGCCGCGGCGTTCCACCGCGCGCACGGCACCACCACGATCATGGCCTCGACGGTCTCCACCGAGCTGGACCTGCTGCAGCGCTACCTGTCCGACCTGGCCGGCCTGGTCGAGGACGGCCTGCTGGCCGGGCTGCACCTGGAGGGCCCGTTCATCTCCAAGGCCCGCTGCGGCGCCCACGACCCGGCCCTGCTGCGCGCGCCCGACCCGGCGCTGCTGCGGCCGCTGCTGGCCGCCGGGCGCGGCACGGTGAAGATGGTGACGCTGGCCCCCGAGCTGGACTTCGGCATCGAGGCCACCGCGCTGCTGGCGAACTCCGGCGTGATCGCCGCGGTCGGGCACACCGACGGCGGCTACGGCGTCACCGAGGAGGCCTTCTCCACCGGCGCCCGGGTGGCGACCCACCTGTTCAACGCGATGCCCGGGGTCCACCACCGCGAGCCGGGCCCGGTGGTGGCCGCGCTGGAGGACGAGTCGGTGATCGTCGAGCTCGTCAACGACGGCATCCACGTGCACCCGGCGGTCATAGGAATGGTCTTCAACGCCGTCGGGGCGCACCGCGTGGCCCTGATCACCGACGCCATGGCCGCGGCCGGCCAGCCCGACGGCATGTACCGGCTCGGCGCGCTGGAGGTGGAGGTGGCCGAGGGCGTGGCCCGGCTGTCCGGCGGCGGCTCGATCGCCGGCAGCACCCTGACCATGGACGTCGCCTTCCGCCGCGCGGTGCGCGAGCTGGGTCTGTCGATCCACGAAGCCGCGGTGTCCGCCGCGCTGACCCCCGCGCGCGCCCTGGGCCTGGACCACGAGATCGGCTCCCTGGCGGCCGGGAAGTTCGCGGACCTGGTCGTGCTCGACGACGAGCTGGAAGTCCGCGGGGTCATGAAGCGGGGCGAGTGGGTCCTGGCGCTCCAGGGATAA